A genomic segment from Spinacia oleracea cultivar Varoflay chromosome 3, BTI_SOV_V1, whole genome shotgun sequence encodes:
- the LOC110798174 gene encoding uncharacterized protein: MKEVKEEFEALEKKKSAPVNKKRKGTSKGKEIVLREDYEEDEEEVEEESISSSAFFIKKRGNDIMIADGEMEVKEEEKPVIDPKQKPHEHKLNVRQTAQMLMRFLKGISSDKPINREKQQAITELGFGSFLNLDIPPNVNPFPYELLSHFNSSTRALDLQKSSLHITIGDIYLVYGIPIGGDQVIELTDETDPAVKKVFSDFWKYWDVQSGCPKLVKMIETLIKETTKVDDNWKRSFLVVVVNTMIKSTTNI, translated from the exons GTGAATAAGAAGCGCAAAGGAACTTCTAAG GGAAAAGAGATTGTTCTTCGTGAAGAttatgaagaagatgaagaagaagtgGAAGAAGAATCAATATCTTCCTCTGCCTTTTTCATAAAGAAG AGAGGTAATGACATAATGATTGCTGATGGAGAAATGGAAgtgaaggaagaagaaaaacCTGTGATTGATCCCAAACAAAAGCCCCATGAGCACAAACTGAATGTGAGGCAAACTGCGCAAATGCTGATGCGctttttgaagggaatttcatcTGATAAACCTATTAATAGGGAAAAGCAACAGGCTATCACAGAGTTAGGGTTCGGGTCTTTTCTAAACCTTGACATACCACCAAATGTAAATCCATTCCCGTACGAGTTGCTTTCCCATTTCAACTCTTCAACCCGGGCCCTAGACTTACAAAAATCTTCCTTGCATATTACAATAGGGGACATATACCTTGTGTATGGTATCCCTATTGGAGGAGACCAGGTGATTGAATTGACAGATGAAACAGATCCAGCGGTGAAGAAagtattttcagatttttggaAATATTGGGATGTGCAATCTGGATGCCCAAAGTTGGTGAAAATGATAGAAACATTGATCAAAGAAACCACCAAAGTTGATGATAACTGGAAGAGATCTTTCCTCGTGGTTGTTGTTAACACAATGATCAAATCCACTACCAACATTTAG
- the LOC110780931 gene encoding beta-1,3-galactosyltransferase 7-like produces the protein MLNMLVLELSFTPPPSMITFLLSATSNSILDRAIDSEEAQHHDFLRLEHIEGYHELSAKTKIYFSTAVAKWDADFYVKVDDDVHLNLGVFASTLAHYRSKPRVYIGCMKSGPVLADKNVKYHEPEFWKFGEDGNKYFRHATGQIYAISKDLATYISINQWNRFASG, from the exons ATGCTGAACATGTTGGTGCTTGAGCTCTCGTTTACTCCGCCGCCATCCATGATTACCTTCCTGCTGag TGCTACATCTAACAGCATATTAGATCGAGCGATTGATTCGGAGGAAGCTCAGCATCATGACTTTCTCAGGCTG GAGCATATTGAAGGATATCATGAATTGTCTGCAAAAACCAAGATATACTTCTCCACAGCTGTTGCAAAATGGGATGCTGATTTTTATGTCAAGGTGGATGACGATGTACATTTAAATTTAG GTGTTTTTGCGTCAACTCTTGCTCATTATCGATCAAAACCAAGAGTGTATATCGGATGTATGAAATCTGGACCCGTTCTGGCTGATAA GAATGTTAAATACCATGAACCAGAATTCTGGAAGTTTGGGGAAGATGGAAACAAGTACTTTCGCCATGCAACTGGGCAGATCTATGCCATCTCCAAAGATTTGGCAACATATATTTCTATAAATCA ATGGAATCGCTTTGCTAGTGGATGA
- the LOC130470048 gene encoding uncharacterized protein: MKRWTKEAMNTIVEEGEDRDNEVSVVSASVWRMQSIRNCIKVINEAQHCPAARKLIDLGVLDMSCKVKEYIGGVEGDGNVSNKYVRDETLLDVVEPSTDTVLPDVVEPIAEKVIPTMIQNPPKRKRKIKNGTEKANERNVRPKGIVEKKRNKLKGWNKRRERHVDNLREETQSTDQCIINLPVGGVLVHPTSPNSQLEAYVPDDYFGVHIHPL, encoded by the exons ATGAAGAGATGGACCAAAGAGGCTATGAACACGATTGTTGAAGAAGGAGAAGATAGAGATAATGAAGTAAGTGTTGTTTCTGCTTCAGTTTGGAGGATGCAAAGCataagaaattgcatcaaaGTTATAAATGAAGCTCAACATTGTCCGGCTGCAAGGAAGCTTATTGATTTGGGTGTGTTGGATATGTCATGCAAAGTAAAGGAGTATATTGGTGGTGTTGAAGGGGATGGTAATGTATCAAACAAGTATGTGCGAGATGAAACTCTACTCGATGTCGTTGAGCCTTCAACAGACACAGTTTTGCCGGATGTTGTGGAACCGATTGCTGAAAAAGTCATTCCAACAATGATTCAAAATCCACCAAAGCGAAAGAGGAAGATTAAGAACGGGACTGAAAAGGCTAATGAGAGGAATGTGAGACCTAAAGGAATTGTTGAGAAGAAACGCAATAAACTGAAAGGTTGGAACAAGAGAAGAGAAAGACATGTTGATAATTTGAGGGAGGAAACTCAGTCTACTGATCAG TGTATCATAAATTTACCTGTTGGTGGGGTTTTGGTTCATCCAACATCTCCAAATTCACAATTGGAAGCATATGTTCCAGATGATTATTTTGGAGTACACATACATCCTTTGTAG
- the LOC130470049 gene encoding protein FAR1-RELATED SEQUENCE 5-like has protein sequence MICGPIVGMNLHTQNIMFGVGFLLNEKSGSFEWLFNSFLISMGGKQPVTIMTDQSSAMDKAIRHRLCTWHIGENAIVNIKGVMAKDGFKRRFDYVLKYTDTIAEFQHYWNSLMTDYNCKTHKWIERLYDLKEKLCPAYNKEWFSGGILSSQRSETTNHSISRRLHKTNGLCDFYKCFLDVIDEWRSKENKGDYNSSTGNRYYACADNMLCLHARDVYIIAIYLIFEQRFIKAIGLRCQRISYEFPVSKYIVGHPTKDFIRHVVKFNEQEMVVDCTCKSYGKIGVLCSHIL, from the exons atgataTGTGGTCCTATTGTTGGAATGAATCTCCACACTCAAAATATCATGTTTGGAGTTGGGTTTCTTTTGAATGAGAAGTCAGGTTCTTTTGAGtggctttttaattcttttttgaTATCTATGGGTGGGAAGCAACCGGTTACTATCATGACGGATCAGAGTTCTGCAATGGACAAGGCTATAAG GCATCGGTTATGTACATGGCATATAGGAGAAAATGCTATTGTAAACATCAAAGGTGTTATGGCTAAGGATGGTTTCAAACGTAGAtttgattatgttttgaaatATACTGACACAATTGCCGAGTTTCAGCATTATTGGAATAG TCTTATGACTGATTACAATTGCAAGACACACAAATGGATAGAGAGGTTATATGATTTGAAAGAGAAATTGTGTCCTGCATATAACAAAGAGTGGTTTTCTGGGGGTATTTTATCTTCTCAAAGGAGTGAGACGACAAATCATTCTATTTCTAGGAGGTTGCATAAAACGAATGGTTTATGTGATTTTTATAAGTGTTTTTTAGATGTAATTGATGAATGGAGAAGTAAGGAGAACAAGGGAGATTATAATTCTTCTACTGGAAATAGATATTACGCATGTGCGGATAACATGTTATGTTTGCATGCGCGGGATGTGTATATCATTgcaatatatttgatatttgagCAACGATTTATCAAAGCAATTGGTTTGAGGTGTCAACGCATTTCCTATGAGTTTCCAGTTTCTAAGTACATTGTTGGGCATCCTACAAAGGATTTTATTAGACATGTTGTGAAGTTTAATGAGCAAGAGATGGTTGTTGATTGTACTTGCAAGTCATATGGAAAGATAGGAGTTCTTTGTTCTCATATTCTTTGA
- the LOC130470050 gene encoding protein FAR1-RELATED SEQUENCE 5-like, translating to MENLVDLCTSISNSIDSSSSNLNFSADNLICEEILNNALDQSKENDVDDDPESYVVVGQDFEEPVSLEGSVVKDDDEAYELYNNHAFRNGFGTRKGKKEYRNGTKIVRQRFFICAYEGFKKAAGVVPKCYKKIDRRTGCKASVQFDVDKKTGVYVLSKHSRVHNHSMVPANKRYLIRTHRNISKEQLAFLTTFSCSGTKLADVLRAMRKEVGGEANLGFTIPDAYDAVNAEKKNKLDGCDSNQLIRWFAMRQANEHDFYYDFQLNEFNQLTNFFLERWENAV from the exons atggaAAATTTAGTTGATCTTTGtacttcaatttcaaattctattgattcttcttcttcaaatttgaatttCTCAGCTGATAATCTGATTTgtgaag AAATTTTGAATAATGCGTTGGATCAATCGAAAGAaaatgatgttgatgatgatccAGAATCTTATGTGGTTGTTGGTCAAG ATTTTGAAGAACCAGTTTCACTTGAGGGTAGTGTAGTTAAGGATGATGATGAAGCGTATGAGTTATACAATAATCATGCTTTTAGGAATGGTTTTGGTACTAGGAAGGGTAAAAAGGAGTATAGGAATGGTACCAAAATAGTTCGGCAGAGGTTCTTTATTTGTGCATATGAGGGTTTTAAAAAAGCTGCTGGTGTTGTGCCTAAATGTTACAAAAAAATTGATAGGAGAACTGGATGCAAGGCATCAGTTCAGTTTGATGTTGATAAGAAAACTGGAGTGTATGTTCTTTCTAAACACTCTCGTGTTCATAACCATTCAATGGTTCCTGCCAATAAGAGATATCTTATTAGGACACATAGGAACATATCAAAAGAACAGTTGGCCTTCCTTACTACGTTTAGTTGTAGTGGTACTAAGCTTGCTGATGTTCTTCGAGCAATGAGGAAAGAAGTAGGTGGTGAAGCTAATTTAGGATTTACTATTCCCGATGCATATGATGCTGTCAATGCGGAGAAAAAGAATAAGTTGGATGGTTGTGATTCAAATCAATTGATTAGGTGGTTTGCAATGAGACAAGCTAATGAACACGActtttattatgattttcaaCTTAATGAATTTAATCAATTGACCAACTTTTTTTTGGAGAGATGGGAGAATGCGGTCTGA
- the LOC110778233 gene encoding probable glycosyltransferase At5g03795: MSAAKPPQISPSSSSMVSIRGSLLTLAILTLISFTFLSLKSLHSPSSSPPTTVLNVVEEEAVTENVERREEMSEVYHTPEIFRLNYAEMEKKFKVYIYPDGDPNTFYQTPRKLTGKYSSEGYFFQNIRESRFRTEDPDQAHLFFIPISCHKMRGKGTSYENMTITVKDYVESLIAKYPYWNKTLGADHFLVTCHDVGVRAFEGLPFLIKNSIRVVCSPSYDVGFIPHKDVALPQVLQPFALPAGGNDLENRTNLGFWAGGRNSKIRVILARVWENDTELDISNSRISRAIGPLVYQKRFYSNKFCICPGGSQVNSARITDSIHYGCVPVIISDYYDLPFNDIIDWRKFAVVLREKDVYQLKQILKDIPDAEFVRLHKELVKVQKHFQWNTPPIKYDAFHMVMYELWLRHHVIKY; encoded by the exons ATGTCGGCGGCCAAACCACCGCAGATATCACCATCGTCGTCTTCAATGGTCAGCATAAGAGGATCTCTGCTAACCCTAGCTATTCTCACTCTCATATccttcacttttctctctctgaAATCTCTCCACTCTCCTTCCTCCTCCCCTCCCACCACG GTTCTGAATGTGGTGGAGGAGGAAGCAGTAACAGAGAATGTCGAGAGGAGAGAAGAGATGTCGGAAGTTTATCACACGCCAGAGATATTTAGGTTGAATTACGCGGAAATGGAGAAGAAATTCAAGGTGTATATTTACCCCGACGGTGATCCGAACACCTTCTATCAAACTCCGAGGAAGCTCACTGGAAAGTACTCGAGTGAAGGTTATTTCTTCCAGAACATTCGAGAAAGTCGATTTCGCACTGAAGATCCTGATCAGGCTCATCTCTTCTTCATCCCTATCTCCTGCCATAAGATGCGTGGCAAG GGGACTTCATATGAAAACATGACAATAACTGTCAAGGACTATGTTGAGAGTTTAATAGCCAAGTACCCTTACTGGAATAAAACATTGGGAGCTGATCACTTTTTGGTCACTTGCCATGATGTTGGAGTGAGGGCATTTGAGGGGTTGCCATTTCTTATAAAGAATTCAATTCGAGTGGTGTGCTCTCCGAGCTATGATGTAGGGTTCATCCCACACAAAGATGTTGCTTTGCCTCAAGTACTACAGCCTTTTGCTCTTCCTGCTGGAGGAAACGATTTAGAAAACAG GACAAACCTTGGGTTTTGGGCAGGTGGGCGTAACTCCAAAATTAGAGTTATATTGGCAAGAGTATGGGAGAATGACACAGAACTTGATATATCAAACAGCAGAATAAGTAGAGCTATTGGGCCTTTGGTATATCAGAAGAGGTTCTACAGCAATAAATTTTGCATATGCCCTGGTGGCTCCCAAGTTAACAGTGCTCGTATAACAGACTCAATCCATTATGGATGTGTTCCTG TGATAATTTCTGATTACTATGATCTTCCTTTCAATGACATTATTGATTGGCGAAAATTTGCCGTTGTGCTGAGGGAGAAGGATGTTTACCAGCTCAAGCAAATTCTGAAGGATATTCCAGATGCAGAATTTGTACGGCTACATAAGGAATTGGTAAAG GTACAAAAGCATTTTCAATGGAACACCCCTCCTATCAAGTATGATGCTTTCCATATGGTTATGTATGAACTCTGGCTGCGGCACCACGTGATCAAGTACTGA